One Rosa chinensis cultivar Old Blush chromosome 3, RchiOBHm-V2, whole genome shotgun sequence DNA window includes the following coding sequences:
- the LOC112195009 gene encoding cucurbitadienol 11-hydroxylase: MKWRNPKCNGVLPPGSMGLPLIGETLSLIIPSYSLDLHPFIKKRLERYGPIFRTSLAGRPVVISADLEFNNFLFQQEGRSVKLWYLDTFSKIFVLEGESKINAVGIVHKYVRRAFLNHFGAERLKEKLLPEIQEFVNKCLCSWSIQESVEVKHVGSVMVLNFSAKQMISYNAEKATDDLSEKYTKIIDGLMSFPLNIPGTAYYNCTKHQKKVETMLRDMLKERHDSPETQHGDFLDQIANDMDKEKFLSEDFIVHLLFGGLFAAFESISAVLALAFSLLAEYPSVLQEFTAEHEAILKNREDPNTSLTWDEYKSMTFTLQVINEALRLGNVAPGLLRRALRDIPVKGFTIPEGWTIMVVTSALQLNPNTFEDPIKFNPWRWKDIDSHSISKNFMPFGGGMRQYWWRNETMCWGRV; encoded by the exons ATGAAATGGAGGAACCCAAAGTGCAATGGGGTTCTTCCTCCAGGTTCAATGGGTTTGCCTCTCATCGGTGAGACACTCAGTTTGATCATTCCAAGCTACTCCCTAGATCTTCACCCTTTCATAAAGAAAAGACTTGAAAG ATATGGACCTATATTTCGGACTAGTTTGGCAGGTAGGCCAGTTGTGATATCAGCTGATCTTGAATTCAATAACTTCCTTTTTCAGCAAGAAGGGAGGTCTGTTAAGTTGTGGTACTTGGATACATTTTCAAAGATCTTCGTGCTGGAAGGTGAATCAAAGATAAACGCAGTGGGCATCGTTCACAAATACGTAAGGAGAGCTTTCTTGAATCACTTTGGCGCTGAGAGGCTTAAGGAAAAGTTGCTCCCTGAAATACAAGAATTCGTCAACAAATGTTTATGTTCTTGGTCAATTCAGGAATCTGTTGAAGTGAAACATGTTGGCTCAGTT ATGGTTCTAAATTTTAGTGCAAAGCAGATGATTAGTTATAATGCTGAAAAAGCTACTGATGACCTGAGTGAGAAATATACTAAAATCATAGATGGTCTTATGTCGTTTCCCTTGAATATCCCTGGGACTGCATACTATAATTGTACCAAG CACCAAAAGAAGGTAGAGACCATGTTGAGGGATATGCTCAAGGAGAGACACGATTCACCTGAGACCCAACATGGGGATTTCCTTGATCAAATTGCAAATGACATGGACAAGGAGAAGTTTTTATCAGAGGATTTTATCGTTCACTTGTTATTTGGGGGCTTATTTGCTGCCTTTGAATCTATTTCAGCAGTGTTGGCATTAGCCTTCAGTTTACTTGCAGAGTATCCTTCAGTCTTACAAGAGTTTACT GCTGAGCATGAAGCTATTCTCAAAAATAGAGAAGATCCAAATACTTCACTCACATGGGATGAATATAAATCGATGACTTTTACTCTTCAG GTTATCAACGAAGCTCTTCGGTTGGGTAATGTTGCACCCGGCTTGTTGCGTAGAGCTTTGAGAGACATCCCAGTAAAGG GATTTACAATCCCAGAAGGTTGGACGATTATGGTTGTCACGTCTGCGCTTCAGTTAAATCCCAACACATTTGAGGATCCCATTAAGTTCAATCCATGGCGTTGGAAG GACATTGACTCACACTCTATATCCAAGAATTTCATGCCTTTTGGTGGAGGAATGAGACAATATTGGTGGAGGAATGAGACAATGTGCTGGGGCAGAGTATAG